One Pelagicoccus enzymogenes DNA window includes the following coding sequences:
- a CDS encoding class II fumarate hydratase: protein MKPGKTRTETDSLGPIEVPEDALWGASTQRALNTFPESSTPLPPLFIHSLGRLKGACARANLELGKINIEESELIQAAAKEIEAGKLDSHFPVSVFQTGSGTSTNMNANEVIANRCSQIQGEPLGSKQPIHPNDHANCSQSSNDVIPTTLHLSLALALENELRPALSSLRTELAKKSEAWSDLVKLGRTHLMDAVPITLGQEFGAFTRQIKKAIQRVERGSDLMSELAIGGTAVGSGLNAHPQFGSIVCRILSADTGIEFHEAPNHFEAQASRDDAVELAGILCAVATALSKIANDIRLLGTGPRAGLAELRLPATQPGSSIMPGKVNPVLCESLIQCCHSAIGHCQTAIRCGQDGHLQLNATLPLLASSLHQAIEAIARGCKSFSQHCIVGLEANEARCAKYANEALGLATALNPEVGYDSATQAAKLAHQENISVAEAAQQLELLSEAHLKKVLDPMKLAKPS from the coding sequence ATGAAGCCAGGAAAAACACGCACCGAAACGGATTCGCTCGGCCCCATCGAAGTTCCAGAGGATGCCCTTTGGGGCGCCTCCACCCAACGCGCCCTAAACACCTTCCCCGAATCATCCACCCCTCTACCCCCGCTCTTCATCCACAGCCTCGGACGTCTCAAAGGCGCCTGCGCCCGAGCGAACCTCGAACTCGGCAAAATCAACATTGAGGAGAGCGAACTCATTCAAGCCGCCGCCAAGGAAATAGAGGCGGGCAAGCTCGACTCGCATTTTCCCGTCAGCGTATTCCAGACCGGCTCCGGTACTTCCACCAACATGAACGCCAACGAGGTCATCGCCAATCGTTGCTCTCAGATCCAAGGAGAACCGCTCGGAAGCAAGCAGCCAATCCATCCAAACGATCACGCCAATTGCAGCCAATCCTCCAACGACGTGATCCCTACCACCCTCCATCTCAGTCTCGCCCTCGCCCTCGAAAACGAACTCCGCCCCGCCCTCTCCTCCTTGCGAACCGAGCTGGCCAAGAAAAGCGAAGCCTGGAGCGATCTAGTTAAACTCGGCCGCACTCACCTTATGGACGCCGTACCCATTACCTTGGGACAAGAGTTCGGCGCCTTCACCCGCCAGATAAAAAAGGCAATTCAGCGGGTCGAACGCGGAAGCGATCTCATGAGCGAATTGGCCATCGGCGGTACCGCCGTCGGGTCTGGCCTAAACGCCCACCCGCAGTTCGGATCGATCGTCTGTCGTATCCTCAGCGCTGATACAGGCATCGAGTTTCACGAGGCCCCAAACCACTTCGAAGCCCAAGCCAGTCGCGACGACGCGGTGGAGCTCGCCGGGATACTCTGCGCCGTCGCCACCGCCCTCAGCAAAATCGCCAACGACATTCGCCTGCTCGGCACTGGTCCCCGCGCCGGACTGGCCGAGTTGCGACTCCCCGCCACCCAACCAGGCTCCTCCATCATGCCGGGCAAAGTTAACCCCGTGCTCTGCGAGTCCCTCATCCAGTGCTGCCACAGCGCCATCGGCCACTGCCAGACTGCGATCCGCTGCGGCCAGGATGGACACCTGCAGTTGAACGCAACCCTACCCCTGCTTGCCTCCAGCTTGCACCAAGCCATCGAAGCCATCGCTCGCGGTTGCAAGAGTTTCTCGCAACACTGCATCGTCGGACTCGAAGCCAACGAGGCACGCTGCGCCAAGTACGCCAATGAGGCGCTCGGATTGGCAACCGCATTGAATCCAGAAGTCGGATACGATTCCGCCACTCAGGCAGCAAAACTCGCCCACCAAGAAAACATATCCGTCGCCGAGGCCGCCCAGCAACTCGAGCTCCTCTCCGAGGCTCATTTAAAGAAAGTCCTGGATCCCATGAAGCTTGCAAAGCCGTCCTGA
- a CDS encoding VPDSG-CTERM sorting domain-containing protein encodes MKKLLSLAAVASLFVASHASAIQYTFDFTNDGLFGTYTNPQLIDDESGSISLSASADPSSAEIRYGLLGLGIYSHFLDNVLIDNSLVSETLTLSFGTSFKFVSASIFVNEDSDTVAINVGANNWTGDPWGLGGLVELGFIGSEISFNAVGNNDFSVMKVVVESVPDTGSSLAFLGLGVLALVGLRRRFAK; translated from the coding sequence ATGAAAAAACTTCTCTCCCTTGCGGCGGTAGCGTCGCTCTTCGTCGCTAGCCACGCCAGCGCGATCCAGTACACTTTCGATTTTACCAATGATGGCCTTTTTGGCACTTACACCAACCCTCAGCTCATCGATGATGAATCCGGAAGCATCTCCTTGTCTGCCTCGGCGGATCCAAGCAGCGCGGAAATACGATACGGTTTGCTTGGCTTGGGCATTTACTCGCATTTTTTGGATAACGTCCTGATCGACAACTCCCTTGTCTCCGAGACCCTCACGCTTTCGTTTGGAACTTCTTTCAAGTTCGTTTCGGCATCCATCTTCGTAAACGAAGACAGCGACACCGTCGCAATCAACGTGGGCGCGAACAATTGGACAGGTGATCCTTGGGGCCTCGGCGGTTTGGTTGAGCTTGGTTTTATTGGTTCTGAAATTTCGTTCAATGCTGTCGGCAACAACGACTTCTCAGTCATGAAAGTCGTGGTTGAGTCGGTTCCTGACACCGGTTCCTCGCTGGCTTTCCTTGGGCTCGGAGTTCTTGCGCTCGTTGGCTTGCGCCGCCGTTTCGCAAAGTAG
- a CDS encoding alpha-amylase family glycosyl hydrolase, which yields MTRLRTFVPTSALALMLAATSALPNPAGAPSDPLCAYEVLEIPDWLRNQTIYEVNVRQYSEEGTFAAVEADLDRIQDLGIGVLWFMPIHPIGETNRKGTLGSYYAVADYLGINPEFGDADSFRSLVDAAHERGMKVIIDWVANHTAWDNPISQSNPEFFAKDENGDFTPPHGTDWTDVIQLDFSNRELWDYMSRAMEYWVINYDIDGFRCDYAVGVPTKFWNFASSRLRAMKPDLYLLAEAEAPYLNQHAFHSSYAWPLHHTFNDVAQGRKSASSILDQINRQTIEFPTGTLLLNFTSNHDENSWNGTTAERLGPAKRAFDTLVFTLPGLPLIYNGQEANLAKQLEFFEHDPIDWSNLSESDFYRKLTALKASHPALSHPDASFHRIPSDHDEKIFAFTRMLDSRQVTVVTNLSAEPLTFHLADSHITGTYQDHITGETITLGYPARIALEPWNFHLLVR from the coding sequence ATGACCCGACTTCGCACGTTCGTCCCCACATCCGCGCTGGCTTTGATGCTCGCCGCAACCAGCGCCTTGCCTAATCCAGCCGGAGCCCCCTCCGATCCGCTCTGCGCCTACGAGGTACTGGAGATCCCTGACTGGCTGCGCAACCAGACCATCTATGAAGTCAACGTCCGTCAGTACTCCGAGGAAGGAACCTTCGCAGCAGTCGAAGCCGATCTCGACCGTATCCAAGATCTGGGCATCGGGGTACTGTGGTTCATGCCCATCCATCCCATCGGCGAAACGAATCGCAAAGGCACCTTGGGCAGCTACTACGCAGTGGCCGACTACTTGGGCATAAATCCCGAATTCGGCGACGCCGACAGCTTCCGTTCCCTCGTAGACGCAGCCCATGAGCGGGGCATGAAAGTGATCATCGACTGGGTCGCCAACCATACTGCTTGGGACAACCCCATTTCCCAAAGCAATCCCGAGTTTTTTGCAAAGGACGAGAACGGCGACTTCACGCCCCCTCACGGTACGGACTGGACCGACGTCATCCAACTCGACTTCAGCAACCGCGAGCTTTGGGACTATATGAGTCGCGCCATGGAGTATTGGGTAATCAACTACGACATCGACGGATTCCGCTGCGACTACGCCGTTGGCGTTCCCACCAAATTCTGGAACTTCGCCTCGAGTAGGCTTCGAGCAATGAAACCGGACCTCTACTTGCTCGCCGAGGCCGAAGCCCCCTACCTAAATCAGCACGCCTTCCACTCCTCTTACGCCTGGCCCTTGCACCACACCTTTAACGACGTGGCTCAAGGCAGGAAGAGCGCTTCCAGCATCCTCGACCAAATCAATCGCCAGACAATCGAATTTCCCACCGGCACCCTGCTGCTGAACTTCACTAGCAACCATGACGAAAACAGCTGGAACGGCACCACCGCCGAACGCCTTGGCCCCGCGAAGCGAGCCTTCGACACCCTCGTCTTCACCCTTCCCGGACTGCCTCTTATCTACAACGGGCAAGAAGCAAACTTGGCAAAGCAACTGGAGTTCTTCGAACACGACCCCATCGACTGGAGCAACCTATCCGAGAGCGACTTCTACCGGAAGCTGACGGCGCTCAAGGCGTCGCATCCTGCACTTTCTCATCCCGACGCCAGCTTCCATCGCATCCCCAGCGACCACGACGAGAAGATATTCGCATTCACTCGCATGCTGGATAGCCGACAGGTCACCGTCGTCACAAACCTATCCGCGGAGCCACTCACCTTCCATCTGGCCGATTCACACATCACCGGTACCTACCAAGACCACATCACGGGCGAAACCATCACACTCGGCTATCCAGCAAGGATCGCCTTGGAACCTTGGAATTTCCACTTGCTCGTTCGCTAA
- a CDS encoding glycoside hydrolase family 13 protein: MIKRSLTALVSLLLAHSGIAQEPTRIEPPFWWAQMPVSELQLQLYGENIGHYRASIDIPGVSLKKQVAVDSPNYLFLYLEIDESVPAMTLPILLKNGEDRFTIDYELLEREATEGRNQGFDASDLIYLMMPDRFANGNLDNDEIEGLTEGVDRSDPTKRQGGDIQGISDHLDYIEDLGMTAIWFTPMFENNSPPSYGGYHGYAATDMYAVDRRIGSNASYKQLVSDVHDRGMKVIMDMIHNHIGLDHWWMSDLPTKDWVHDVEKFGYTNFKGTIPGDPHASQYDWNRLVKGWFVPYMPDLNQRNELLADYLIQNSIWWIEYSGIDGIRMDTYLYPYPEYMARWTQEVLTAYPNFNIVGEVWVETVAHESYWQDDPPNVDDGYDSNLPSVTDFPLSFAIRDGLKEEFGWTTGLSKVYYAFAQDRLYTDPNKNVIFIDNHDMSRVFEHLGKDESLFKIAYSILLTARGIPQVYYGTELMMGHENRGGDDEAWRQTMPGGWPDDKRSVFTKRGRTDKENEILSYMKAMNHWRAKSKALHHGKLLQFIPDENTFVYFRILEDEAVMVAINGGDEIATLESSRFAEVLDQYRKATVAPEGAAYKISEKITLKPRSAFILNLSR; encoded by the coding sequence ATGATAAAACGAAGCCTCACCGCCCTCGTATCCCTGCTACTCGCCCACAGCGGGATCGCTCAAGAGCCAACCCGTATCGAACCTCCTTTCTGGTGGGCGCAGATGCCAGTATCCGAACTTCAATTACAGCTCTACGGAGAGAATATCGGCCACTACCGCGCCAGCATCGACATTCCGGGAGTGAGCCTCAAGAAACAGGTCGCGGTGGACTCACCCAACTACCTCTTCCTCTACCTCGAGATCGACGAAAGCGTACCCGCCATGACCTTGCCGATCCTGTTGAAGAACGGCGAGGACCGCTTCACCATCGACTACGAACTGCTCGAGCGGGAGGCGACCGAGGGGCGCAACCAAGGATTCGATGCCTCCGATCTCATTTACCTAATGATGCCCGACCGATTCGCCAACGGAAACCTCGACAACGACGAGATCGAAGGCCTGACCGAAGGTGTCGACCGCTCCGACCCAACCAAACGCCAAGGAGGCGACATCCAAGGCATTTCCGATCACCTCGACTACATCGAAGATTTGGGCATGACAGCCATCTGGTTCACTCCCATGTTCGAAAACAATTCGCCCCCCAGCTACGGGGGCTACCACGGTTATGCCGCTACCGACATGTACGCGGTCGACCGCCGCATCGGTTCCAACGCATCCTACAAGCAGCTCGTCTCAGACGTTCACGATCGCGGCATGAAGGTGATCATGGACATGATACACAACCACATAGGGCTCGACCATTGGTGGATGAGCGACCTCCCTACCAAAGACTGGGTGCACGACGTAGAGAAATTTGGATACACTAACTTCAAGGGCACGATTCCGGGCGACCCCCACGCATCCCAGTACGACTGGAACCGACTCGTCAAAGGGTGGTTCGTCCCCTACATGCCCGACCTCAATCAACGCAACGAGCTGCTCGCAGACTACCTTATCCAAAACTCGATTTGGTGGATCGAATACAGCGGGATCGACGGCATTCGCATGGATACCTACCTGTATCCCTACCCCGAGTACATGGCTCGCTGGACCCAGGAGGTCCTCACCGCGTATCCAAATTTCAACATCGTCGGCGAAGTTTGGGTCGAAACCGTTGCTCACGAATCCTACTGGCAGGATGACCCTCCCAATGTCGACGACGGCTACGACTCCAACTTGCCGTCCGTCACCGACTTCCCTCTCAGCTTCGCCATCCGCGACGGTCTTAAAGAAGAGTTCGGCTGGACCACCGGCTTGAGCAAAGTCTACTACGCATTCGCCCAGGACCGGCTCTACACCGATCCCAATAAAAACGTTATCTTTATCGACAACCACGACATGAGCCGCGTATTCGAGCACCTCGGCAAGGACGAATCGCTCTTCAAGATCGCCTACTCCATCCTGCTCACTGCCCGCGGCATCCCCCAAGTCTACTACGGCACCGAACTCATGATGGGGCATGAAAACCGAGGGGGCGACGACGAAGCTTGGCGCCAAACGATGCCGGGAGGCTGGCCTGACGACAAACGTAGCGTATTCACAAAACGAGGACGTACCGACAAGGAAAACGAGATCCTCTCTTATATGAAAGCCATGAACCACTGGCGTGCCAAATCCAAGGCCCTCCACCACGGCAAGCTTCTCCAGTTCATCCCCGACGAAAACACCTTCGTCTACTTCCGCATCCTCGAAGACGAAGCAGTGATGGTCGCGATCAATGGAGGCGACGAAATCGCCACCCTCGAGAGCTCCCGTTTTGCGGAAGTCCTTGACCAATACCGCAAGGCCACCGTCGCCCCGGAAGGCGCTGCATATAAGATAAGCGAGAAAATTACCCTGAAACCTCGCAGCGCCTTCATATTGAACTTGTCCAGGTAG
- a CDS encoding TonB-dependent receptor yields the protein MKYNHAPKTYHQVSRISSAALLLLGLATAPLAHAQDEDEDVFTLEAFKVTGSFAGSLAAAAQEKKFKPTIVEAISAEDIGKLPDTSIAESLARLPGMTSQRVNGRSQVISIRGFPSEFTTGLLNGRELATTSNNRDIEYDQFPAELLSGATVYKTTEAALATQGISGTVNLQTVRPLSHGKKTVATNVFYEWTGKDALNAGSDDAGIRFTGTYIDQLNEGKTGIAFGFSHTDKPGQGEQWQAWGYPGGTTEEYGDINIIGGAKPFVRSSSLERDSFMFVLENELSDNVHSTFDAFYSNFAETQMLRGIELPLWWSSAQFREGTEVVDDGFVVEGVYDNVHGVVRNDIAERDADVYALGWNLQFENLGDWSADADIAYSKVDRVDTVLESYSGTGSNQSGTPDSLRFNMTGGTGAVFTPTIDYTNPNNLVLTGPQGWGGDIVPGGQLGYLKEPQTEDELLQIKLGATRELDNKTFSALQVGLRYTDRSKTEAEVGKYLALPNGATEAPLPTIIGNTDLSFIGIPGMASYDPIAALNSGVYDIINNPNADVVAVDWAVDEQITQLYSQLDIDTRVGDVPVTGAIGFQYIFSDQSSTGLAASGTGDSVQTLPVSDSHSYEDFVPSLNLNFLLPDDQYLRFSAARQIMRQRMSDMRAGYQFSYTPGRANISDPIEGPWGGSGGNTSLEPWRANAIDLSYERYFKDGMGYWSAALFYKDLRTFAYTQKQIRDFTGFPYDGDEPATFLGGVDVPQNGSGGSVQGLELTLSLPGEKLSDKLKGFGAILNAAFTDNNIQPDPNDAATPLPGFSDKVASATFYYEADNGFSARVSGRYRSEYRANVASFGPRGEDFRTVQDETVIDGQVSYTFKSGSLEGASIILQGYNLNDEPLVTYEGDDPRFVRDYQSYGPSYSIGMSYKF from the coding sequence ATGAAATACAATCATGCTCCAAAGACCTATCATCAGGTCTCGCGGATCAGCTCCGCTGCCCTGCTCTTGCTCGGCCTAGCAACCGCCCCCCTCGCCCACGCACAAGATGAGGATGAGGACGTATTCACCCTCGAAGCCTTCAAGGTAACCGGATCCTTCGCCGGCAGCCTCGCCGCCGCCGCCCAGGAAAAGAAATTTAAGCCAACCATCGTGGAAGCGATTTCCGCTGAGGACATCGGAAAGCTGCCCGACACCAGCATCGCCGAATCACTCGCCCGCCTTCCCGGCATGACCTCGCAACGCGTCAACGGACGCAGCCAAGTCATATCCATCCGCGGCTTCCCTTCCGAATTCACCACCGGATTGCTGAACGGACGCGAGCTGGCTACCACCAGCAACAACCGCGACATCGAGTACGACCAATTCCCAGCCGAACTTCTCTCCGGCGCCACCGTCTACAAGACCACCGAAGCCGCGCTCGCCACCCAAGGCATCAGCGGTACAGTAAACCTGCAAACCGTTCGCCCGCTCAGCCACGGAAAGAAGACCGTCGCGACCAACGTGTTCTACGAGTGGACAGGAAAAGACGCCCTCAACGCCGGCTCCGACGATGCAGGTATCCGTTTTACGGGCACGTATATCGACCAGCTCAACGAAGGAAAAACAGGTATCGCCTTCGGCTTCTCCCATACCGACAAGCCCGGACAAGGCGAACAGTGGCAGGCCTGGGGCTACCCGGGCGGGACCACCGAAGAGTACGGTGACATCAACATCATCGGCGGCGCCAAGCCCTTCGTTCGCTCCAGCTCCCTCGAACGCGACTCTTTCATGTTCGTGCTGGAAAACGAGCTCAGCGACAACGTGCACTCCACCTTCGACGCGTTCTACTCGAACTTCGCCGAAACTCAGATGCTGCGCGGCATTGAGCTTCCACTCTGGTGGAGTTCCGCCCAGTTCCGCGAAGGCACCGAGGTGGTGGACGACGGTTTCGTGGTGGAAGGCGTGTACGACAACGTTCACGGCGTCGTCCGCAACGACATCGCGGAGCGTGACGCCGACGTTTACGCCCTCGGATGGAACCTCCAGTTCGAAAACCTCGGCGATTGGTCCGCCGACGCCGACATCGCCTACTCCAAGGTCGACCGCGTCGACACCGTGCTCGAATCTTACTCCGGCACCGGATCCAACCAAAGCGGCACGCCCGACTCCCTTCGCTTCAATATGACCGGAGGCACCGGAGCAGTCTTCACTCCAACCATCGACTACACCAACCCAAACAACCTCGTGCTCACAGGCCCGCAGGGATGGGGTGGAGACATCGTTCCAGGCGGCCAGCTCGGCTACCTCAAGGAGCCACAGACCGAAGATGAACTCTTGCAAATAAAGCTCGGAGCCACGCGAGAACTGGACAACAAAACCTTCTCCGCCCTCCAAGTCGGCCTGCGCTACACCGACCGCTCCAAGACAGAAGCGGAGGTCGGCAAGTACCTCGCCCTCCCGAACGGCGCCACCGAAGCCCCGCTGCCAACCATCATCGGCAACACCGACCTCAGCTTCATCGGCATCCCCGGCATGGCCAGCTACGACCCCATCGCCGCCCTCAATTCAGGGGTCTACGATATCATCAACAATCCAAACGCAGACGTCGTAGCCGTCGACTGGGCCGTAGACGAGCAAATCACCCAGCTCTACTCCCAACTCGATATCGACACCCGTGTGGGAGACGTGCCTGTGACCGGCGCCATCGGCTTCCAGTACATCTTCAGCGACCAGTCCTCCACCGGTCTCGCCGCAAGCGGAACAGGCGACAGCGTACAGACCCTGCCCGTCAGCGACTCGCACAGCTACGAAGACTTCGTACCCTCGCTTAACCTCAACTTCCTGCTCCCGGACGACCAGTACCTGCGCTTCAGCGCCGCCCGCCAAATCATGCGCCAACGCATGTCCGACATGCGAGCCGGCTACCAGTTCAGCTACACTCCGGGACGGGCCAACATCAGCGACCCGATCGAAGGCCCCTGGGGCGGTAGCGGAGGAAACACCTCCCTGGAGCCCTGGAGAGCGAACGCCATCGACCTCTCCTACGAGCGCTACTTCAAGGACGGCATGGGTTACTGGTCCGCAGCTCTCTTCTACAAGGACCTGCGCACCTTCGCCTACACCCAAAAGCAAATCCGCGACTTCACCGGCTTCCCCTACGACGGCGACGAGCCCGCCACCTTCCTGGGAGGCGTCGACGTCCCGCAGAACGGCAGCGGTGGCAGCGTGCAAGGCCTCGAGCTCACCCTCTCCCTGCCGGGCGAAAAGCTTAGCGACAAGCTCAAGGGCTTCGGAGCCATCCTGAACGCCGCCTTCACCGACAATAACATCCAACCGGATCCCAACGACGCCGCGACTCCGCTTCCCGGCTTCTCCGACAAGGTCGCCAGCGCCACCTTCTACTATGAAGCCGACAACGGATTCTCCGCTCGCGTCAGCGGTCGATACCGCTCCGAATACCGCGCCAACGTCGCCTCCTTCGGCCCCCGCGGCGAAGACTTCCGCACCGTACAGGACGAAACCGTCATCGATGGCCAAGTAAGCTACACCTTCAAGTCCGGCAGCCTCGAAGGCGCCTCCATCATCTTGCAAGGCTACAACCTCAACGACGAGCCACTCGTAACCTACGAAGGCGACGACCCACGCTTCGTCCGCGACTACCAAAGCTACGGCCCATCCTACTCCATAGGCATGTCGTACAAATTCTAA
- the malQ gene encoding 4-alpha-glucanotransferase, translating into MPTPNKTWLNARQSGALLHVSSLPSETGIGNLGAGAQNFVDFLSAAGFAYWQVCPVGPTGYGDSPYQSFSAFAGNPYFIDLNELVQSGLLLEAEVAELRKLPHDRVDYGQLYHRFWGILAKAHARFDPQTHSLKGGQSFHEFYESQAYWLDPYTTFMALKARFGQRSWVEWPKEYRDPKRIAKIKLSQPELSERSRHAFYQYVFFHQWKKLKAYANEKGVQIVGDIPIYVALDSADVWSRHDNFLVKADGDLDAVAGVPPDYFSETGQLWGNPLYNWKHLEKNGYKWWIERIGSSLELFDVLRFDHFRGFADFWVVPSHAPDASEGAWELGPGISLFQAIERAVPNAKFIAEDLGYINEAVFTLRQQTGYPGMKIMQFGYGHDDNNVNLPHFFDHNQVVYTGTHDNATTQAWIDSLSGENKQLVFDYFDLHDSPTVDRILRAAYASVARLVITPVQDLLGLGAEARMNEPGTSIGNWQWRLSPESFETLAHRETDRFLALHKRYHRVNDTLQRNYSAPPEKKAAFDEIPTLQK; encoded by the coding sequence ATGCCAACTCCAAACAAGACATGGCTGAACGCCCGCCAGTCAGGCGCCCTCCTACACGTGAGCTCGCTACCGAGCGAGACAGGAATCGGCAACCTCGGCGCCGGCGCCCAAAACTTCGTGGACTTCCTCTCCGCCGCAGGCTTCGCATACTGGCAAGTTTGTCCAGTCGGCCCCACCGGATACGGCGACTCTCCCTACCAATCCTTTTCCGCCTTCGCCGGCAACCCCTACTTCATCGACCTCAACGAGCTCGTCCAGAGCGGACTCCTGCTCGAAGCCGAAGTCGCCGAGCTACGAAAGCTCCCCCACGATCGCGTCGACTACGGCCAGCTCTACCACCGCTTCTGGGGCATCCTCGCCAAAGCCCACGCCCGCTTCGATCCGCAAACCCACTCCCTCAAAGGAGGTCAATCCTTTCACGAATTCTACGAGTCACAGGCGTATTGGCTCGACCCCTACACGACCTTCATGGCCCTCAAGGCCCGCTTCGGACAACGCTCCTGGGTCGAATGGCCCAAGGAATACCGCGACCCCAAACGGATCGCCAAGATAAAGCTCAGCCAACCGGAGCTATCCGAACGCTCCCGCCACGCCTTCTACCAGTACGTATTCTTCCACCAATGGAAAAAGCTCAAAGCCTACGCCAACGAGAAAGGCGTGCAGATCGTGGGCGACATCCCCATCTACGTCGCTCTCGACTCCGCCGACGTCTGGAGCCGGCACGACAACTTCCTTGTCAAGGCCGATGGCGACCTCGATGCCGTCGCCGGCGTACCGCCCGACTACTTTTCCGAAACGGGCCAGCTCTGGGGCAATCCCCTCTACAACTGGAAGCATCTCGAGAAAAATGGATACAAATGGTGGATAGAACGCATTGGCTCCAGCCTTGAGCTTTTCGACGTGCTCCGCTTCGACCACTTCCGCGGTTTCGCAGACTTTTGGGTAGTGCCTTCCCACGCCCCCGACGCCTCCGAAGGGGCGTGGGAACTCGGTCCCGGCATCTCGCTCTTCCAAGCTATCGAGCGAGCCGTCCCCAACGCCAAGTTCATCGCCGAAGACCTCGGCTACATCAATGAAGCGGTATTCACCCTTCGCCAACAAACAGGCTACCCGGGCATGAAAATCATGCAGTTCGGCTACGGCCACGACGACAACAACGTCAACCTGCCACACTTCTTCGACCACAACCAAGTCGTCTATACCGGCACCCACGACAACGCCACCACTCAAGCTTGGATCGACTCGCTCAGCGGCGAAAACAAGCAGCTCGTTTTCGACTACTTCGACCTGCACGACAGCCCTACCGTTGATCGCATTCTGCGAGCGGCCTACGCGTCGGTCGCCCGACTCGTCATTACCCCCGTACAAGATCTGCTGGGTCTGGGGGCCGAGGCCCGTATGAACGAACCGGGTACATCGATCGGAAACTGGCAGTGGCGACTCTCTCCCGAGAGCTTCGAAACGCTCGCCCACCGCGAGACCGATCGTTTCCTAGCCTTGCACAAACGCTATCATCGCGTTAACGACACGCTGCAGCGCAACTACTCTGCTCCTCCCGAGAAAAAGGCTGCGTTTGACGAAATCCCCACCTTGCAAAAATAG
- a CDS encoding MFS transporter — protein MTQQRLSFWQIWNMSFGFLGIQFGWGLQMANMSAIYQYLGADESEIPLLWLAAPITGLVVQPIIGYYSDRTWTRLGRRRPYFLVGAILASLALVAMPNSSTLWMAAGLLWILDASVNVSMEPFRAFVGDKLPEDQRKTGFAMQSLLIGLGAVAASSLPWVFSNVFGMEAGSSEGSAIPQTVKISFYIGAVIFFVAVMYTILTTKENPPEDLEAFEREKAASSGVGHMFVEIFSGIKGMPKAMRQLSVAQFFTWFGLFCLWLYFSPAVATQVFGGKVGEEAYQKGVEWAGVCLSAYNFIAFLFSFALIALTKKYSAKAIHTACLVCGALGLASTALVSNHQILLVSMVGVGIAWASILSMPYAMLSNVIPSKKMGFYMGVFNFFIVLPQIVASLGLGFVVKHLFSNNAAIAVALGGVSLLIAAFSLRFVDENN, from the coding sequence ATGACCCAACAAAGACTTTCCTTCTGGCAAATCTGGAACATGAGCTTCGGCTTTCTCGGCATCCAATTCGGATGGGGACTGCAGATGGCCAACATGTCCGCCATCTACCAGTACCTCGGGGCCGACGAGAGCGAGATTCCCCTGCTTTGGCTCGCCGCCCCCATTACAGGCCTCGTAGTGCAACCAATTATTGGATACTACAGCGACCGCACCTGGACCCGCCTCGGCCGTCGGCGCCCCTACTTCCTCGTCGGGGCCATCCTTGCCAGCTTGGCGCTTGTCGCCATGCCCAACTCTTCCACCCTCTGGATGGCCGCCGGCCTGCTCTGGATCCTCGACGCTTCGGTCAACGTATCCATGGAGCCCTTCCGCGCCTTCGTGGGCGACAAGCTGCCTGAGGACCAACGCAAGACGGGCTTCGCCATGCAGAGCCTGCTCATCGGGCTTGGAGCCGTCGCCGCCTCCTCCCTTCCATGGGTCTTCAGCAACGTTTTCGGAATGGAAGCCGGATCCTCCGAAGGCAGCGCCATCCCGCAAACGGTAAAGATCTCCTTCTACATCGGCGCCGTCATCTTCTTCGTCGCGGTGATGTACACCATCCTCACCACCAAGGAAAATCCGCCCGAAGACCTTGAAGCCTTCGAACGCGAAAAGGCGGCATCCTCCGGCGTTGGCCACATGTTCGTGGAAATCTTTTCCGGAATCAAAGGCATGCCCAAAGCCATGCGGCAGCTATCCGTCGCTCAGTTCTTCACCTGGTTCGGACTCTTTTGCCTGTGGCTTTACTTCTCCCCCGCCGTAGCCACTCAAGTCTTCGGCGGCAAGGTTGGCGAAGAAGCCTACCAAAAGGGGGTCGAATGGGCCGGGGTTTGCCTCAGCGCCTACAACTTTATCGCATTTCTCTTCTCCTTCGCCCTCATCGCCCTGACGAAAAAGTACTCCGCCAAGGCGATCCACACGGCTTGCCTCGTTTGCGGAGCCCTGGGGCTCGCATCTACGGCACTTGTATCCAACCACCAAATACTACTAGTTTCCATGGTCGGGGTTGGCATTGCCTGGGCAAGCATTTTGTCCATGCCCTACGCCATGCTCTCCAATGTAATCCCGTCCAAAAAGATGGGGTTCTACATGGGCGTATTCAACTTCTTCATCGTGCTGCCGCAAATAGTGGCCTCGCTCGGGTTGGGATTTGTGGTGAAGCACCTCTTCTCCAACAACGCCGCTATCGCCGTCGCCCTTGGCGGCGTGTCTCTCCTCATCGCCGCCTTCTCCCTACGCTTCGTAGACGAAAACAACTGA